One genomic window of Chitinophagaceae bacterium includes the following:
- a CDS encoding T9SS type A sorting domain-containing protein gives MKNISLLFVTVNPTLTLTSDTAYTICDSIPFVYQAESAAVGTGFSWNRAAVPGISNPTASGNINLINETLTNTSNIPIVVDYVFTMTIDTCSYLQNVHVTVNPSAKVDPVANKIYCNDVLVTGIPFSSNVTGAEYFWSGTLDIGFGTNGSGSIPAFDALNAGTSPIIDTVEVYAKAYLCDGPVYSFTITINPTPVLNSDADTTLCNNMLYVYQAESLTQGTTFSWVRPHINGINPFSNSGTNNFVNETLTNTTQNPITVEYIFSLTIDTCTNLQYLQVTVNPTPEMNSASDTSICDGVLFNYLATSSTSGTHFSWSRDSIAGIGNPAGTGDDSLINESIDNVTFAAVTVYYDFTLTYTNVVTCENHAILSVKVNPSPPLPSFTSLSPDAVPVTVCGGSGNINFNIDHPQGANGVTYLWTANPPDAVEIGNANNPNTVISFNNTTGQVEIKVIAFNNDSLGGCPDSVIQVVNVTTNPDSIAERKIILKQPGNVLVYPDNSMSIDSGYQWGYDLKMNDTILGPPQNIPGQVYQVFVPESKYLSGSQLDTSTYCFWVLLKRSDCQSKVYYNGPYAPPGKLIDEGTDAAIKLKTYPNPTTGSFNLLLTGNMYGSIETKIYNTLGEVIFITSFIKNNYESNETIKDLNLPNGVYYLELESSDHQKKATRMVVAH, from the coding sequence GTGAAAAACATCAGTTTGTTATTTGTAACAGTTAATCCAACACTCACTTTAACTTCCGACACAGCATACACCATCTGCGATAGCATTCCATTTGTTTACCAGGCCGAAAGCGCCGCCGTCGGAACTGGCTTCAGTTGGAACAGAGCCGCTGTGCCCGGCATCAGCAATCCAACGGCTTCAGGCAACATCAATCTGATCAATGAAACACTTACAAATACTTCCAATATTCCTATAGTTGTTGATTATGTATTTACGATGACTATTGATACCTGTTCTTATTTACAAAATGTACATGTTACGGTAAACCCATCTGCGAAAGTTGATCCTGTAGCCAATAAGATTTATTGTAATGATGTGTTGGTGACAGGGATCCCGTTTAGCAGCAATGTTACCGGTGCTGAATATTTCTGGTCAGGCACACTTGATATTGGTTTCGGAACAAATGGCAGTGGTAGCATCCCTGCTTTTGATGCCTTGAATGCAGGAACCTCTCCTATCATTGATACAGTTGAGGTTTACGCCAAAGCTTATTTGTGCGATGGTCCGGTATATTCCTTTACCATAACCATTAACCCTACGCCGGTGCTGAATAGCGATGCTGATACTACCCTTTGTAATAATATGCTCTATGTTTACCAGGCAGAAAGTCTGACACAAGGCACCACCTTCTCCTGGGTCAGGCCACATATAAATGGTATCAATCCTTTCAGCAATTCAGGTACAAATAACTTTGTGAATGAAACGCTGACGAACACCACCCAAAACCCCATCACGGTAGAATATATTTTTTCTTTAACGATTGATACCTGTACGAATCTGCAATATTTGCAGGTGACCGTAAACCCTACACCTGAAATGAACAGCGCCTCAGATACTTCCATCTGCGACGGAGTTCTCTTTAATTACCTCGCTACGAGTTCAACAAGCGGAACCCACTTCAGTTGGAGCAGGGATAGTATTGCCGGTATTGGCAATCCTGCGGGAACTGGAGATGATAGTCTGATAAATGAATCAATAGATAACGTCACCTTTGCGGCGGTTACCGTTTATTATGATTTCACTTTAACCTATACCAATGTGGTAACCTGTGAAAACCATGCTATACTGAGTGTGAAGGTAAATCCGTCACCGCCGCTGCCTTCATTCACTTCTCTTTCACCCGATGCTGTTCCGGTAACAGTTTGTGGTGGATCAGGCAATATCAATTTTAATATTGATCATCCGCAAGGTGCCAATGGTGTCACTTATCTGTGGACCGCTAATCCTCCTGATGCTGTGGAGATTGGCAATGCAAACAATCCGAACACAGTTATCTCTTTCAACAACACAACCGGTCAGGTGGAGATCAAAGTCATCGCTTTCAACAATGATTCATTAGGCGGCTGTCCGGATTCCGTGATACAGGTAGTAAATGTTACAACCAATCCTGATTCTATTGCAGAAAGAAAAATTATACTGAAACAGCCAGGCAACGTATTGGTTTATCCTGATAACTCCATGTCAATTGACAGCGGTTACCAATGGGGTTATGATTTAAAAATGAATGATACGATTCTTGGACCTCCACAGAATATTCCCGGCCAGGTGTACCAGGTATTTGTTCCGGAATCAAAATATCTGAGCGGATCACAATTGGATACCTCAACTTATTGTTTTTGGGTTTTGCTCAAAAGAAGCGACTGCCAAAGCAAGGTATATTACAATGGACCGTATGCTCCTCCGGGAAAACTGATTGATGAAGGAACGGATGCTGCTATAAAATTGAAGACTTACCCGAATCCGACAACCGGCAGTTTCAATCTTCTCCTCACCGGAAACATGTACGGAAGCATTGAAACAAAAATTTATAACACGTTGGGTGAAGTGATCTTTATTACAAGCTTCATCAAGAATAATTATGAAAGTAATGAAACCATCAAAGATCTGAATTTACCTAACGGTGTTTATTATCTTGAATTGGAAAGCAGTGATCATCAAAAAAAGGCCACGCGGATGGTGGTGGCGCATTAA
- a CDS encoding SprB repeat-containing protein: protein MKIFSQIILLFILMCLYGHSFAQCNLSVSGTRTNVTCNGAADGSIQITISGEQGDITYLWNDGATTQNRSGLVPGIYTVTVTDDFVSNCNKKRTFQITEPDALEVNAIINNATTPGGNDGSINITVNGGTTPYSFLWSNSATTQNISSLSAGDYTVTVTDENDCVFTETYAVSDASRQIQVFPASPSICAGSGNGVQLIVTAFGATAYEWSPSTGLSATSGAAVVATPLVTQTYTVTASNLSDCAAIITVTVHPIPTVDLIPDAVYCNSAAATGINFTGTLAGAVFIGHPIRILDSALQVSVISIPMLQQIPATKQIPQP from the coding sequence ATGAAAATATTCAGTCAAATCATTCTTCTGTTTATTTTGATGTGTTTGTACGGGCATTCCTTTGCGCAATGTAATTTGTCTGTATCCGGAACAAGAACAAATGTTACCTGTAACGGTGCGGCAGATGGCTCCATTCAAATAACAATCAGTGGCGAACAAGGTGACATTACCTATCTCTGGAATGATGGTGCCACTACACAGAATCGCTCCGGATTAGTGCCTGGAATCTATACAGTAACAGTAACTGATGATTTTGTTTCAAACTGCAACAAAAAAAGAACCTTCCAGATTACAGAACCGGATGCTTTGGAAGTCAATGCGATAATAAATAATGCAACCACTCCTGGTGGAAATGATGGTTCAATCAACATTACGGTAAACGGCGGTACTACACCTTACAGTTTCTTGTGGAGCAATAGTGCAACTACTCAAAATATCAGCAGCCTTTCAGCAGGCGATTATACCGTTACTGTAACAGATGAAAATGATTGTGTTTTTACTGAAACATATGCTGTCAGCGATGCATCCCGCCAGATACAGGTTTTCCCTGCTTCGCCTTCCATTTGTGCCGGAAGTGGCAATGGAGTTCAGTTAATTGTTACGGCTTTTGGTGCAACTGCTTATGAATGGTCTCCTTCAACCGGTTTAAGTGCAACCTCCGGCGCTGCTGTTGTTGCAACTCCGTTAGTCACCCAAACATATACGGTAACAGCAAGCAACTTATCCGATTGCGCTGCAATAATTACGGTTACCGTCCATCCAATTCCAACAGTGGATTTAATTCCTGACGCGGTTTATTGCAATAGCGCAGCAGCAACCGGTATAAATTTTACGGGTACACTTGCAGGTGCAGTTTTCATTGGTCATCCGATAAGAATATTGGATTCGGCACTTCAGGTCTCAGTAATATCAATTCCTATGTTGCAACAAATTCCGGCAACGAAACAGATACCGCAACCGTAA
- a CDS encoding TIR domain-containing protein: protein MNFEKDVFISYAHVDDVPITEGMKGWISELHEYLQNRVFQLTGVKPVIWRDARLQGNDFFAPEIVAQFPKLKVLVSIITPRYLKSAWCTKEVEEFFKAANENGGIEVENKARIFKIIKTPVNRNEQPEKIREILGYEFYKVDSASGKFTEFDKMYGQELQQAYYAKANDVAQDIAKLIMALDHVDSPNGNGNGKAPANAITYDPTKVSSGKKIYLADTSYDQKEYHENVKRELEDTGFTVFPNKNLTPVADLMKGEVEDFMKDCSLSLHIIGSSYGLVPEGTDKSIIALQNEIAAKQSAEKGLNRLIWIPPNVTTEDARQLAFIDQLRHQEVLQSGSDLLEGTIEEFKFAIFDTIRKQEAKEKAEKEKALEDARKKALDEEKKNQTSAGVIPTATPAVDAGPRMVYFVCDQRDLSDTKPIEDFLFDSGYEVILPIFEGEEADLRKEHEENLRTCDAILVYYGNANELWLRSMTRDLLRLPALGRTQPLLASIAYLAPPSSTQKERFRSHELTVVNGLAGFNPEILNDFKAKLK, encoded by the coding sequence ATGAATTTTGAAAAGGACGTATTTATCAGTTACGCTCACGTGGACGATGTGCCGATTACGGAAGGCATGAAGGGCTGGATATCAGAGCTTCACGAGTATCTTCAAAACCGTGTTTTCCAGTTAACAGGCGTCAAACCCGTTATCTGGCGCGATGCAAGGTTACAGGGCAATGATTTTTTTGCACCTGAAATTGTAGCGCAGTTTCCCAAGCTGAAAGTATTGGTTTCCATCATCACTCCGAGGTACCTGAAATCGGCCTGGTGCACCAAGGAAGTGGAAGAATTCTTCAAAGCTGCCAATGAAAACGGAGGCATTGAGGTAGAGAACAAAGCCCGCATTTTCAAAATCATTAAAACACCGGTTAATCGTAATGAACAACCGGAAAAGATCCGCGAAATATTAGGGTATGAATTTTACAAAGTCGATTCCGCATCCGGAAAATTTACGGAGTTCGATAAAATGTACGGACAGGAATTGCAGCAGGCCTATTATGCAAAAGCCAACGATGTGGCCCAGGATATAGCCAAGCTGATAATGGCATTAGATCACGTTGACTCCCCAAATGGAAATGGCAACGGCAAAGCTCCGGCAAATGCCATTACTTATGATCCTACGAAAGTAAGCTCCGGCAAAAAGATTTACCTGGCTGATACTTCCTATGACCAGAAAGAATACCATGAAAATGTAAAACGCGAACTGGAAGACACCGGATTTACTGTTTTTCCAAACAAAAATCTGACACCTGTAGCTGATCTGATGAAGGGCGAAGTGGAAGATTTTATGAAAGACTGCTCACTGTCGCTCCACATCATTGGATCTTCCTATGGATTGGTGCCGGAAGGAACTGATAAATCCATCATCGCACTTCAGAACGAAATTGCAGCAAAGCAAAGTGCTGAAAAAGGATTGAACCGTTTGATCTGGATTCCTCCCAATGTAACTACGGAAGATGCCAGGCAACTCGCTTTTATTGATCAGTTGCGGCATCAGGAAGTGTTGCAAAGTGGATCAGATTTATTAGAAGGAACCATTGAAGAATTCAAGTTCGCCATCTTCGATACCATTCGAAAACAGGAAGCAAAAGAAAAAGCAGAAAAGGAAAAAGCACTGGAAGATGCACGTAAGAAAGCACTTGATGAGGAAAAGAAAAATCAAACAAGCGCCGGTGTAATTCCAACAGCAACACCTGCTGTTGATGCCGGACCTCGCATGGTTTACTTTGTTTGTGATCAACGCGACTTGAGTGATACCAAACCCATTGAAGATTTTCTTTTCGATAGTGGTTATGAAGTGATCCTGCCGATTTTTGAAGGCGAAGAAGCGGATCTGCGTAAGGAACATGAAGAGAATTTACGCACCTGCGATGCTATTCTTGTTTATTACGGCAATGCAAATGAGCTATGGCTTCGTAGCATGACAAGAGATCTATTGCGCCTTCCGGCACTTGGCCGCACCCAACCCTTGCTGGCAAGTATTGCCTATCTCGCACCACCGTCATCAACTCAGAAAGAACGTTTCCGTTCGCATGAGCTGACAGTCGTAAACGGACTTGCAGGATTTAATCCTGAAATACTCAATGACTTCAAAGCAAAACTCAAATAA
- a CDS encoding amidohydrolase family protein, with protein sequence MKRIIIFLLLLIFSQHSFSQQTFPRNGVKDEREKLYALTHANIFTDYQTMIADATLIIRDGRIESVGQNISIPKGAIVMDLQGKFIYPSFIDIYSDYGMPAVAKNQQQGPRGPQFLSNKNGAYNWNQAVHPEIHCNELFEVKTDQAKELRELGFGTVSSHQKDGIVRGTGAVVLLGEEKSNEMLLKDQSAAYYSFNKGVSTQDYPSSLMGSIALLRQTYYDAQWYKSTNGKAETNLSLDALNKALQLPQVFEVGDVYSVLRADKIGDEFNIKYIIKGAGDEYERIDDVKATGDAFIVPLNFPVALDVEDPYDAEQIPLAQLMHWEMAPANPAAMDKAGITFAITSASLKSKNDFWKNLRTAIDYGMSPVAALKALTYTPASLMGVLDQVGTLEKGKVANFIICSDSVFKEKNIIYQNWVKGMQYVVNSYDLKDSRGTYNLTAGTLSNLNLMVEGTATSPEASIKLNDKEKLKAILTTKDDLVSISFRYPADSSKEMYRLSGYWKDKNIAGSGQDPKGNWINWTANFTAAYQEKADTSKKKEKPKAEGTVLYPFVGYGNASLPKQENFLFKNATVWTNESDGILQNTDVFISGGKIQKIGKNLPATDNVKVYDATGKYLTSGIIDEHSHIAAAQGLNEGTQSVTSEVRVADIIYPNDINIYRQLSGGVTAAQVLHGSANSIGGQTQLIKLRWGYSPEAMKFQGWPGFIKFALGENVKQSNWGDFNTSRFPQTRMGVEQTMYDAFIRAKDYKASWAAYNAIPAKQKSTAIAPRRDLELDALVEILDGKRFITCHSYVQSEINMLMHVGDSMGFKVNTFTHILEGYKVADKMKARNIYASNFSDWWAYKYEVYDAIPYNSAILTGVGVVTAVNSDDAEMARRLNQEAAKSIKYGGLSEEEAWKLCTLNPAKMLHVDDKVGSIKIGKDADVVLWNNDPLSIYASPEMTLVDGICFFSLEKDAQHQQQIQQERTRLINKMLQAKKDGAPTEKIKIEFNREWDCDSMTDGKDVGQ encoded by the coding sequence ATGAAAAGAATCATCATTTTTCTGCTGCTGTTGATTTTTTCTCAGCATTCATTTTCACAACAAACATTTCCGCGTAACGGTGTAAAGGATGAACGGGAAAAGCTTTACGCCTTAACGCATGCAAATATTTTCACCGACTATCAGACCATGATTGCAGATGCAACGCTGATCATTCGTGATGGTAGAATTGAATCGGTCGGACAAAATATCAGCATTCCCAAAGGTGCTATTGTGATGGATCTTCAGGGCAAATTCATCTATCCGTCTTTCATTGATATCTATTCCGATTATGGAATGCCGGCAGTTGCAAAAAATCAGCAACAAGGTCCGCGTGGTCCGCAATTTCTTTCGAATAAAAATGGTGCTTACAACTGGAACCAGGCTGTTCATCCTGAAATTCATTGCAATGAATTGTTTGAAGTAAAAACGGATCAGGCAAAAGAGCTTCGTGAATTAGGTTTCGGAACCGTTTCCTCCCATCAGAAGGATGGCATCGTTCGCGGAACCGGAGCAGTTGTTTTATTGGGGGAAGAAAAAAGTAATGAGATGCTGCTGAAAGATCAATCGGCAGCATATTATTCTTTCAACAAAGGAGTTTCCACGCAGGATTATCCTTCCTCCTTAATGGGCAGCATTGCTTTGTTGCGTCAGACTTATTATGATGCACAATGGTATAAATCAACCAATGGAAAAGCAGAAACAAATTTATCACTGGATGCATTGAATAAAGCACTGCAACTTCCGCAAGTGTTTGAAGTGGGGGACGTGTATTCCGTTTTGCGGGCCGATAAAATTGGTGATGAATTCAACATCAAATACATTATAAAGGGAGCCGGAGATGAATATGAACGCATTGATGATGTGAAAGCTACCGGCGATGCATTTATTGTTCCGTTAAATTTCCCGGTTGCTTTGGATGTAGAAGATCCTTACGATGCGGAGCAGATTCCATTGGCGCAGTTGATGCATTGGGAAATGGCGCCTGCCAATCCTGCTGCGATGGATAAAGCGGGAATAACATTCGCCATCACTTCCGCTTCGCTCAAATCAAAAAATGATTTCTGGAAAAATCTGCGCACTGCTATTGATTATGGAATGAGTCCGGTAGCAGCATTAAAAGCACTCACCTACACGCCAGCTTCTCTGATGGGTGTGCTTGACCAGGTTGGAACATTGGAAAAAGGAAAAGTCGCCAACTTCATTATTTGTTCTGATAGTGTGTTTAAAGAAAAAAATATCATTTATCAGAATTGGGTGAAGGGCATGCAGTATGTTGTGAATAGTTATGATCTTAAAGATTCAAGAGGCACGTATAATCTGACAGCAGGAACACTTTCCAACTTAAATCTTATGGTGGAAGGAACAGCAACATCACCTGAAGCGTCGATTAAATTAAATGACAAGGAAAAACTGAAAGCCATCCTCACCACAAAAGATGATCTGGTTTCTATTTCATTCCGTTATCCCGCTGATAGCAGTAAAGAGATGTACCGGCTGAGCGGTTATTGGAAAGATAAAAATATTGCCGGCAGCGGTCAGGATCCGAAAGGCAACTGGATCAACTGGACTGCAAATTTTACTGCTGCTTACCAGGAAAAAGCAGACACTTCCAAAAAGAAAGAAAAACCTAAAGCGGAAGGAACGGTTTTATATCCGTTCGTGGGTTATGGAAACGCATCATTACCAAAGCAGGAAAATTTTCTTTTCAAAAATGCAACGGTATGGACGAATGAAAGCGACGGCATATTACAGAATACGGATGTATTTATTTCCGGTGGCAAAATTCAAAAAATCGGAAAGAATCTTCCGGCCACGGACAATGTGAAAGTATACGATGCGACCGGAAAATACCTTACCTCAGGGATTATAGATGAACACTCACACATTGCTGCTGCGCAAGGATTGAATGAGGGAACACAATCTGTTACTTCAGAAGTGAGAGTGGCCGACATCATTTATCCGAATGACATCAATATCTATAGACAACTTTCGGGTGGTGTTACAGCCGCGCAGGTCTTACATGGCTCGGCGAATTCCATCGGCGGACAAACACAATTGATAAAACTCCGTTGGGGTTATTCACCGGAAGCCATGAAGTTTCAGGGTTGGCCCGGCTTCATCAAATTTGCATTGGGTGAAAATGTGAAGCAATCCAATTGGGGCGATTTTAATACGAGTCGCTTTCCGCAAACGCGCATGGGCGTGGAACAAACCATGTATGATGCATTCATCCGCGCAAAGGATTACAAAGCATCATGGGCTGCTTACAATGCGATTCCTGCCAAGCAGAAATCAACTGCGATTGCTCCACGCCGGGATCTTGAGTTGGATGCTTTGGTAGAAATATTGGATGGAAAAAGATTTATCACCTGTCACTCTTATGTGCAATCGGAAATAAACATGTTGATGCATGTAGGAGATTCAATGGGATTTAAAGTGAACACCTTCACACACATATTGGAAGGATACAAAGTGGCAGATAAAATGAAAGCAAGGAATATTTATGCTTCCAACTTCTCTGATTGGTGGGCTTATAAATATGAAGTGTATGATGCCATTCCTTACAACTCTGCAATACTTACAGGAGTTGGAGTTGTGACGGCAGTAAATTCTGACGATGCTGAAATGGCGCGCAGGTTAAACCAGGAAGCCGCGAAGAGTATAAAATATGGTGGATTGAGTGAAGAAGAAGCCTGGAAATTATGCACGCTGAATCCCGCGAAAATGCTACATGTTGACGATAAGGTGGGTAGTATTAAGATTGGTAAAGACGCCGATGTTGTTTTGTGGAACAATGATCCGCTCTCCATTTATGCATCACCGGAAATGACACTCGTAGATGGTATTTGTTTTTTCAGTCTTGAAAAAGATGCGCAACATCAGCAGCAGATACAACAGGAGCGCACACGCCTGATTAATAAAATGCTACAGGCAAAAAAGGATGGCGCACCAACAGAAAAAATTAAAATTGAATTCAACCGCGAATGGGATTGTGATTCGATGACGGATGGGAAGGATGTTGGGCAATAG
- a CDS encoding amidohydrolase family protein produces MHEKSAAQRIAPVGAQTVPVVITGATIHVGNGQVIENGAIAFSAGKINYVGAASGAPVAGATIIDAKGKQVYPGFIAPCTNIGLNEIEAARATNDYAEVGDFNPGTRSLIAYNTDSKAIPTVRSNGVLLAQVTPQGGIISGASSIMQLDAWNWEDAQYKADDGIHLNWPSYFKFDFNDNGAGVTVNDDYQKQVQQIRSYFLEAQQYNQQSAHTERNINFEAMKGVFDKSKSVFIHTNYVREIMNAVQFAKDLGINMVLVGGSDAYKCAALLKENNVPVILGDAHSLPDGDDTKVDVPYHTAAMLQQAGVMYCLSIGGYWQQRNLPFIAGTTAAHGVSKEDALKSISANTAKILGIDNRTGTLESGKDANILISTGDVLDMRTSNIERAFIQGRDINLDNSQKQLYETYKTKYGLK; encoded by the coding sequence ATACACGAAAAATCAGCAGCACAACGCATTGCACCCGTTGGAGCGCAAACAGTTCCTGTTGTAATTACCGGCGCCACCATTCATGTTGGCAACGGACAAGTAATTGAAAATGGAGCCATCGCATTTTCCGCAGGTAAGATTAACTATGTTGGCGCGGCGAGTGGTGCTCCTGTTGCCGGCGCAACAATAATTGATGCAAAGGGTAAGCAAGTGTATCCGGGATTCATAGCACCGTGTACTAATATTGGATTGAATGAAATTGAAGCGGCGCGTGCCACCAACGATTATGCGGAAGTGGGAGATTTTAATCCGGGAACACGGAGTCTTATCGCTTACAACACCGATTCAAAAGCAATTCCAACGGTGCGTTCCAACGGCGTTTTGCTGGCGCAGGTAACGCCACAAGGCGGCATTATTTCAGGTGCGTCTTCCATCATGCAACTGGATGCATGGAATTGGGAAGATGCGCAATACAAAGCCGATGATGGCATTCATCTTAACTGGCCTTCTTATTTCAAATTTGATTTCAACGATAACGGAGCCGGTGTTACTGTAAATGATGATTATCAAAAACAGGTGCAGCAAATCCGCAGTTATTTTTTGGAAGCACAACAATACAATCAACAATCAGCGCACACTGAACGCAACATCAATTTCGAAGCGATGAAAGGTGTCTTCGATAAATCAAAATCTGTTTTTATCCATACGAATTATGTCCGCGAAATAATGAATGCCGTTCAGTTTGCAAAAGACCTGGGCATCAACATGGTGTTGGTGGGTGGCAGCGATGCGTATAAATGTGCCGCTTTGCTGAAGGAAAATAATGTTCCTGTTATTTTAGGTGATGCGCATTCATTGCCTGATGGAGACGATACAAAAGTGGATGTTCCTTATCACACTGCTGCCATGTTGCAACAGGCCGGCGTTATGTATTGTCTCAGCATTGGTGGTTATTGGCAACAACGCAATCTTCCTTTTATTGCCGGCACTACTGCCGCACATGGCGTAAGCAAAGAAGATGCATTGAAATCCATTAGTGCAAACACCGCTAAAATTCTGGGTATTGATAACAGAACAGGAACTTTGGAATCAGGAAAAGACGCAAACATCCTTATTTCAACAGGAGATGTTCTCGATATGCGAACCAGCAATATTGAACGTGCTTTTATTCAGGGTCGTGATATCAACCTTGATAATTCTCAGAAGCAACTGTACGAAACTTACAAAACGAAATACGGTTTGAAATGA
- the hflX gene encoding GTPase HflX encodes MSLIQKAEHQQEKAVLIGLIYQGQKEEQLTEYLDELAFLAETAGAITLKRFTQRLQSPHPRTFIGEGKLEEIRKYVEEKEVDLAIFDDDLTGKQIFNIEKELKIKILDRSNLILDIFASRARTAQARAQVELAQLQYLLPRLKGLWTHLERQRGGIGMRGPGEKEIETDRRIVKQEISLLKKELEKIDLQSQTQRKSRGELIRVALVGYTNVGKSTLMNVLSKSEVFAENKLFATLDTTTRKVVMDRMPFLLSDTVGFIRKLPHHLIESFKSTLDEVRESDILLHVVDISHPKFEEQIRVVNETLAELGALEKATLLVFNKMDMYEEKQFDELLPPEVKEELLRNLKQSWSKQTNGNAIFISATEKQNIDALRTKMYDLVKQLYMERYPYKTAFF; translated from the coding sequence ATGTCTTTAATTCAAAAAGCAGAACACCAACAGGAAAAAGCGGTTTTGATTGGTCTCATTTACCAGGGACAAAAGGAAGAACAACTGACTGAATACCTTGATGAGTTGGCATTTCTTGCTGAAACTGCAGGTGCCATAACTTTGAAACGCTTCACGCAACGGCTGCAGTCACCACATCCACGCACATTTATAGGCGAAGGAAAGCTGGAAGAGATCCGCAAATACGTGGAAGAAAAAGAAGTGGACCTTGCCATCTTCGACGATGATCTTACAGGTAAACAGATATTTAATATTGAAAAGGAGCTGAAGATCAAAATCCTCGATCGCAGCAACCTGATACTTGACATTTTTGCCAGCCGTGCACGAACGGCGCAGGCAAGAGCACAGGTTGAACTGGCACAATTACAATATTTATTACCAAGGTTGAAAGGATTGTGGACGCACCTTGAAAGACAACGTGGAGGTATTGGTATGCGTGGCCCGGGTGAAAAAGAAATTGAAACGGATCGCCGGATTGTGAAGCAGGAAATTTCTTTGCTGAAGAAAGAACTTGAAAAAATTGATTTGCAAAGTCAGACACAACGGAAATCGCGTGGCGAATTGATTCGCGTTGCTTTGGTGGGATATACCAACGTCGGTAAATCAACTTTGATGAATGTGCTCAGCAAATCGGAAGTGTTTGCGGAGAATAAACTTTTTGCAACACTTGATACAACAACGCGAAAAGTTGTGATGGACAGAATGCCTTTCCTGTTAAGTGATACAGTTGGATTTATCAGGAAGCTGCCGCATCATTTGATAGAGAGTTTTAAATCAACGCTGGATGAAGTGCGCGAATCAGACATACTTTTACATGTGGTTGATATTTCACATCCGAAGTTTGAAGAACAGATTCGTGTGGTAAATGAAACGCTGGCAGAGCTTGGTGCGTTGGAGAAAGCAACACTGCTGGTGTTTAACAAGATGGATATGTATGAGGAAAAGCAATTTGATGAACTGCTGCCGCCTGAAGTGAAAGAAGAGTTACTTCGCAATTTAAAGCAGAGCTGGTCGAAGCAAACGAATGGAAATGCGATTTTTATTTCCGCTACAGAAAAGCAAAACATCGATGCATTGCGTACTAAAATGTATGACCTTGTGAAGCAGCTTTACATGGAACGTTATCCGTATAAGACTGCATTTTTTTAG
- a CDS encoding T9SS type A sorting domain-containing protein → MKKYFYNLLCLLTFATIIPSVATATTHIITVTNFQFSPDTLTVAGGDTITWQWESGFHTTTANGIPEGAEQWNELLDSMHTSFTYIATVPGTYHYISVPDLPSMTGTFTIPGAEVGIDDVALSLVSFDLVSNLVHDEVFISYTVLANTSIDVALYNISGVRLQTLLHEKVTVGKYQSSFYFNQTFPAGMYFIRMQSGSSFTTRRMMIQ, encoded by the coding sequence ATGAAAAAATATTTTTACAACCTGCTTTGCCTGCTGACTTTCGCGACAATCATACCTTCCGTTGCAACGGCAACCACACACATCATAACCGTAACAAATTTTCAGTTTTCACCCGACACGCTGACGGTTGCCGGTGGTGACACTATCACCTGGCAATGGGAGTCGGGATTTCATACCACCACAGCCAATGGTATTCCTGAAGGAGCTGAGCAATGGAATGAATTGCTCGATAGCATGCACACCAGTTTCACTTACATTGCTACTGTACCCGGAACTTATCACTACATCAGTGTTCCTGATCTGCCTTCGATGACGGGCACTTTTACGATTCCGGGAGCTGAAGTGGGAATTGATGATGTTGCACTGTCACTGGTTTCTTTTGATCTGGTTTCCAATCTGGTTCATGATGAAGTTTTCATCTCGTACACGGTTCTTGCCAATACTTCAATCGATGTTGCATTGTACAATATTTCAGGAGTGCGCCTGCAGACTTTGCTGCATGAAAAAGTAACTGTTGGAAAATACCAGTCTTCATTTTATTTCAATCAAACATTTCCTGCTGGTATGTATTTTATCCGCATGCAATCCGGATCTTCCTTTACTACAAGGAGAATGATGATTCAATAA